The Pseudomonadota bacterium sequence TCGCCCGACAGAGTGCCTCCTAATTCAATCGTGGCGGCAAAAATTTCTTTTACCGCCTTTTCACCCATCCGGGCTTGCCGGGGATCGCTTTTGTCCAGCATGACATTCACATGAATATTGCCATCGCCGGCATGGCCGAAACAGACAATGGGGAGATCGGCTTTCTGAGCTATTGCTTCAATTTTTCTGAGCACCGCCGGAATTTCCGATCGAGGTACGGCAATATCTTCATTTATCTTATCCGGAGCGATTTTGGCAATGGCCGGTGACAGGGAGCGGCGGGCCTGCCAGAGAGTATCTCTTTCTTCTTGCCCGCTGGCGGTAAGAATCATCACCGTACTGGATTCAACCAGTTTTTGAATCGCGCTGGATTCGCGTTTGACGCTTTCAGCATCGCCATCCACTTCCACCAGCAATAAAGTCCGGGCTTTTTCCGGCAGGGTGAAGGGCAGGGAATCACGGATGGCATTAATGGAATGGTGATCGAGAAATTCGGTGGTTGAGGGAATGATATGCTGACGCACCATATGGGTAATCGCTTGGGCGGCGGTCTCCATATCGGCAAAACCAAGTAACAGGGTGCTGGTAACCGCTGGTGCCGGTACCAGCCGCAGAAGGATCTTGGTGATAATTCCCAGGGTGCCTTCCGAGCCCACAAAGAGATGGGTCAAGTCGTAACCGGAGACTGATTTGATGCATTTATTGCCGGTATTAATGATGGAAGCATCAGGCAATACCACTTCGAGGCCGCTGACATAATTTCCGGTAACCCCGTATTTAACTGCCCGGGGGCCACCGGCATTTTCCGCCACGTTGCCGCCGATAGTGGAAAAAGCCAGGCTGGCCGGGTCCGGTGGATACATGAGGCCATGTTTTGAGACTGCTTCCTGCAGTTCTTCGGTAATGACGCCTGGTTCCACAACTGCCATCAGGTTGTCAAGATCGATTTCCACTATTTGTTTCATTCTGGTCAGTGAGAGCACAATGCCGTTGCTTACCGGTACCGAACCGCCGGACATGCCGCTACCGGCTCCCCGGGGAAAAACGGGAATTTGCAGCTGCCGGGCGATGGACATTACCGCCGCTACCTGGGCCGTAGTTTCCGCTAAAACCACCATTTGTGGTTGTCCCATCTGCCGGGTGGCATCATAGCCGTAGCAGAGCAGGGCTTCGGGGGTATCAAAAAGCTGTTCCTCGCGGATGTCAGCTTGAAGCAATTTCTCTTTCAGCTGCAATGAATATTTCCTTTAAATAAAAGTACATAAAAGCCCCTGCAGTAACAGGGGCTTTTAAATT is a genomic window containing:
- a CDS encoding FAD-linked oxidase C-terminal domain-containing protein, with the translated sequence MQLKEKLLQADIREEQLFDTPEALLCYGYDATRQMGQPQMVVLAETTAQVAAVMSIARQLQIPVFPRGAGSGMSGGSVPVSNGIVLSLTRMKQIVEIDLDNLMAVVEPGVITEELQEAVSKHGLMYPPDPASLAFSTIGGNVAENAGGPRAVKYGVTGNYVSGLEVVLPDASIINTGNKCIKSVSGYDLTHLFVGSEGTLGIITKILLRLVPAPAVTSTLLLGFADMETAAQAITHMVRQHIIPSTTEFLDHHSINAIRDSLPFTLPEKARTLLLVEVDGDAESVKRESSAIQKLVESSTVMILTASGQEERDTLWQARRSLSPAIAKIAPDKINEDIAVPRSEIPAVLRKIEAIAQKADLPIVCFGHAGDGNIHVNVMLDKSDPRQARMGEKAVKEIFAATIELGGTLSG